One window of the Lepeophtheirus salmonis chromosome 7, UVic_Lsal_1.4, whole genome shotgun sequence genome contains the following:
- the LOC121121213 gene encoding CDAN1-interacting nuclease 1: MKQATYESIILVIDECEFDFDQILAQIIKKFPDISPVLLRSILSLEYQRRIKKNFYRHSTPQDKKRLYDKFVKRVRAGDPPGVIVQLAKANKFAPALIGRSILESSLSDNYSKNQISDFGKYTSLVEDRDLAYEVFLANVKDEMYGSFSNSIRHCIGAEYEQLVKNNLKKLDIAFLDENDLRDRGYDKTPDVKLEVPIAVNGTIINWIESKALFGDKKSHKGYLDDQLWSYWNRFGPGLVIYWFGFIDELNDLETGKILLSDSFPENITYFKP; this comes from the coding sequence atgaaacaagCTACTTATGAGTCTATTATTCTAGTGATTGACGAATGTGAattcgattttgatcaaattttggctcagattatcaaaaaatttccagaTATATCACCTGTCCTTCTTAGAAGTATTTTATCATTGGAATATCAACGTcgaattaagaaaaatttctaCAGGCATTCTACACCTCAGGACAAGAAACGTCTCTatgataaatttgtcaaaagagTAAGAGCAGGAGATCCACCTGGAGTCATAGTTCAATTAGCTAAAGCTAATAAATTTGCACCTGCTCTTATTGGTCGTTCTATATTGGAAAGTTCTCTCTCTGATAATTACAGTAAGAATCAAATATctgattttggaaaatatacaaGTCTTGTGGAAGACAGAGATTTAGCTTATGAAGTTTTCCTGGCGAATGTTAAGGATGAAATGTATGGAAGTTTTTCTAACTCTATTAGACATTGTATTGGAGCTGAATATGAACAATTAgtgaaaaataatcttaaaaaattggACATAGCTTTTCTTGATGAAAATGATTTGAGAGATCGTGGTTATGACAAAACGCCTGATGTCAAATTAGAAGTTCCCATAGCCGTGAATGGTACAATCATCAATTGGATTGAATCTAAAGCATTGTTTGGTGACAAGAAGTCTCACAAAGGTTACTTAGACGATCAGTTATGGTCTTATTGGAATAGATTTGGACCAGGACTTGTCATATACTGGTTTGGTTTCATAGATGAACTCAATGATCTTGAAACAGGGAAAATTCTACTCTCTGATTCGTTTCCTGAAAATATTACTTACtttaaaccataa
- the MED10 gene encoding mediator of RNA polymerase II transcription subunit 10, whose product MSNALDQLEQQLERSIENVRQIRIIVSNFQPQGQPALNQKLQTIVKDLQEIDKLRPKLNDIQVPLEVFDYIDSGRNPQLYTKDCMEKAVAKNEEVKGKIDAYRAFKARLLVELHQVFPKEMGYYRATRGEERATGPNLPSVPNN is encoded by the exons ATGTCTAATGCTCTTGACCAATTAGAGCAACAGCTAGAAAGATCCATTGAAAACGTACGACAGATTCGTATTATTGTTAGTAATTTTCAACCTCAGGGACAGCCTGCACTTAATCAG AAACTACAAACGATCGTTAAGGATTTACAAGAAATCGACAAATTACGTCCGAAATTAAATGATATCCAAGTTCCCTTAGAAGTATTTGACTATATTGATAGCGGAAGAAACCCACAATTGTATACTAAGGATTGTATGGAAAAGGCTGTTGCCAAGAATGAAGAAGTAAAAGGCAAAATTGATGCTTATAGAGCCTTCAAAGCTCGATTGCTGGTTGAATTACACCAAGTCTTTCCTAAGGAAATGGGATATTATAGGGCAACTCGTGGAGAAGAACGTGCAACTGGACCTAATCTTCCATCCGTAcccaataattaa
- the tsu gene encoding RNA-binding protein 8A, which yields MGDVLELENVEEFGEEEDSTVLQSLKDKAKRRKGRGFDDFAEPRKSTGSAFDRLDTTTSVDSASAPQRSVEGWILFVTGIHEEAQEDDIHDSFSDFGEIKNVHLNLDRRTGFLKGYALVEFETYKEALSAKESLDGSDLLGQKITVDWAFVKGPKKSSRRR from the exons ATGGGAGATGTCCTGGAACTTGAAAACGTGGAAGAATTCGGGGAAGAGGAAGACTCTACTGTCCTTCAGTCATTAAAAGATAAGGCCAAGAGACGAAAGGGGCGCGGGTTTGACGATTTTGCGGAGCCTCGTAAGTCTACAGGATCTGCATTTGATCGACTTGACACGACCACATCC GTGGACTCTGCTTCCGCTCCTCAAAGGTCCGTGGAGGGCTGGATTCTCTTTGTGACAGGGATTCACGAAGAGGCCCAAGAAGATGACATCCACGACTCCTTTTCAGATTTTGGGGAAATTAAAAACGTTCACCTGAATTTAGATCGAAGAACGGGGTTCCTCAAAGGATACGCTCTTGTGGAGTTTGAGACCTATAAAGAAGCACTCTCTGCCAAGGAATCTCTCGACGGCTCTGACCTTTTGGGTCAAAAGATAACTGTGGACTGGGCCTTTGTCAAAGGACCCAAAAAATCTTCACGACGAAGATAA